The genomic region CCAATCTTGTCGACGTTAGGACCAGGTTGAAACGCTTGCGCAAATCCACGCGACCTGGAGGTGAAAGTGAAAGGCGACGCAAAGATCATCGAGCGGCTTAACGAGGCGCTCTTTCTCGAACTGGGGGCCATCAACCAGTACTGGGTTCACTACCGCCTGCTGGACGATTGGGGCTTCAAGCGCCTGGCCGACAAGGAACGCGCCGAATCCATCGAGGAAATGCATCACGCCGACAAGCTGATCGAGCGCATCATCTTCCTTGAAGGTCATCCCAACCTGCAGCGCGTGGCTCCACTGCGCATTGGCCAGAACATCAAGGAAGTGCTCGAAGCCGACCTCGCCGGCGAACTCGACGCCATCAAGTCGTACCGGGAATCGCGAGCCATCTGCAACGAGCTGGGTGACTACGTCACCCAGAAGCTGTTCGAGGAGCTTTTGACCGACGAGGAAGGGCACACCGACTTCCTCGAAACCGAGCTCGATCTGCTCAACACCATCGGGGTTGAGAAATACGGCCAGCTCAACGCCAAGCCGGCCGACGAGGCCGAATAGGTCCGATTTTCACACCCCCGCAGCGGCCCGCTGCGGGGGTTTTTCAACACCTGTCATTCAATACCAAAAACCGCGCGGTAACATGGCCCTTCAACACAGGCATCTGAGGTGGCTTTGCGGCCGATGTTGACGCCTTTCTGTTGCACGCATGCAAAATTCTTTCGCTATGGATCGGCCATGACAACGATTTCGCTTTTCAGGGCTGGCACTTGGCTGTAATGCGGAAATCGACCTTTTTATGCCTAGCGGTCGGGTCCGCGCGCGGGGTTTGATCCTCGTACTCGATTGGTGAAGCGGCGAAGGGAGTGCCGTGTGGTTGACGCCGCCAAGAGGTAACTCCAAGGGCTCGCACGACACTGTCACCATCTCTTTTTTGACCTAAAAGGGGACCCCCGTCACATGCACAAGCCGTTGTTTCTCCTCTCGTTTTCCGCTGCATTGATGGCCAGCTCGGCCATCGCGCAGGACCAGACCGTCAACATCTACAACTGGTCGGACTATATCGCCGAGGACACGCTCGAAAAGTTCACCGCCGAAACCGGCATCGCCGCAAATTACGATGTCTTCGATTCCAACGAGATCGTGGAAGCCCGCCTTCTCGCCGGCTCCTCGGGCTATGACGTCGTTGTTCCCTCAGGCTTTTTCCTCGAGCGCCAGATCCCCATCGGCCTCTTCCAGCCCCTCGACAAGTCCAAGCTGCCCAACCTCGAAAATCTCGACCCCGCCATCATGGAAATCGTCGAGGCCCACGATCCGGGCGCGCAATACGCGGTCCCCTATATGTGGGGTACCACCGGCATCGGCTACAATGTGGGGGCGGTGACGGAACGGTTGGGCGAAGACGGCCCGCTCAATTCCTGGGACTTGCTGTTCGACCCCGAAATCGCCTCCCAGCTCGCCGATTGCGGCATTTCGATCCTCGACGCTCCGGTCGAAATGGTCGCCGCCGCGCTCAACTATCTCGGCCGCGACCCCAATTCGGAAGCCCCCGAGGATCTCGAAGCGGCCGAGCAGTTGATCGGCGCAGTGCGCCCCTATATCCGCTCGTTCAACTCCTCCCAGTATATTTCCGACCTCGCCAATGGCGAGGTGTGCCTGGCCGTGGGGTACTCCGGTGACGTGTTCATCGCCGCCGACCGTGCCGCCGAGGCCGGACAGGGGATCGAAGTAGCCTATGTCATTCCCGATGAAGGGGCTTCGCTCTGGTTCGATATGATGGCCATTCCCGCCGACGCTCCGAACCCGGACGCCGCGCACGCCTTCATCAACTTCGTCCTTCAGCCCCAGATTGCCGCCGACATCACCAATTATGTCTGGTACGCCAATCCCAATGCGGCCTCGATGGAGTTCGTCGATCCCGAAATTGCGAACGATCCCGCGATCTTCCCGACCGAGGACGTGATGGCCAATCTCTTCCCGCTGACCGCCCGCTCGCCCGGATACGACCGGCTGCTGACCCGCGCCTGGACCCGGATCAAGACCGGCCAGTAAGCGAGAACCCGCTTGCGGGGCGGGGCATTTTTGTGATGCCCTGCCCTTCGCTTGATTGTGTTGACCACGCTTTGCGAAACCAGACGGAACACCCGTTCAAGTTTTGAAAGCTCCCGAGGGTTGGGAAGTCCTCTATTGAAAAAGCCTCAGATCGCCGCCGATACGCGTCCCTGGCGCGATCCCGACGCCAAGCCCTTCGTGCGCATCCGCAACGTCACCAAGACCTTTGGCGACGTCTACGCCGTCGATGACGTTTCGCTCGATATCTACA from Pelagibacterium sp. 26DY04 harbors:
- the bfr gene encoding bacterioferritin, giving the protein MKGDAKIIERLNEALFLELGAINQYWVHYRLLDDWGFKRLADKERAESIEEMHHADKLIERIIFLEGHPNLQRVAPLRIGQNIKEVLEADLAGELDAIKSYRESRAICNELGDYVTQKLFEELLTDEEGHTDFLETELDLLNTIGVEKYGQLNAKPADEAE
- a CDS encoding polyamine ABC transporter substrate-binding protein, encoding MHKPLFLLSFSAALMASSAIAQDQTVNIYNWSDYIAEDTLEKFTAETGIAANYDVFDSNEIVEARLLAGSSGYDVVVPSGFFLERQIPIGLFQPLDKSKLPNLENLDPAIMEIVEAHDPGAQYAVPYMWGTTGIGYNVGAVTERLGEDGPLNSWDLLFDPEIASQLADCGISILDAPVEMVAAALNYLGRDPNSEAPEDLEAAEQLIGAVRPYIRSFNSSQYISDLANGEVCLAVGYSGDVFIAADRAAEAGQGIEVAYVIPDEGASLWFDMMAIPADAPNPDAAHAFINFVLQPQIAADITNYVWYANPNAASMEFVDPEIANDPAIFPTEDVMANLFPLTARSPGYDRLLTRAWTRIKTGQ